The sequence CAATGATGAAATGGTCGAAGTAACACCGGAAAATATCCGCCTGCGCAAGGCGACGCTCGATCCAAACGAGCGCAAGAAGCAGAAGCGCAAGCTGGAAGACGCATAAGCGGGTCTGCTAGATCAACTTGATATCGAACGGGGCGGCCGAAAGGTTGTCCCGTTTTCGTTTCAGCGCCGCCTTCAGTGCCGTTTGTCGATCAGAGCAATCAACTCTTCCACAGCGGGAAAATGGCCATTGAGAGGGGCTTCGGGATCGAAGACCTCAATCGCAATTTCCGGCGTCACGCCCCGCCCTTCCCAAGCTGTCCCTTCGTGATCCAGATAGACCTCGTTCGAGAGTGTAACCTCCCATCCGTTAGGCAGATATTTGGTCAGGACATCGGACAACGCGCCGCGCGTAGGCGCGCCAGCATGAGTCACGTTGGGCAAGGCGCGCAGCGAGAGGGTTAGCAGCTCGCCGGCGCTCACGGTCATGTCACTTGTCATAACATAGACCGGGCCAACAAACGCTTCACCCGGTGACGGGTCGATGTAGAATGTTTGCGGTGTTTGATCCTGCGCGTCCCCGGCATATTTCGAATATGCTATCTGCCTTTTGCTGGTGAAGAAGCGTGCGATTTCCCGCGCAAGGAAATCATACCCTCCCTGATTGACGCTCAAATCGACAATAACTGCCTTCACGCCGCGAGAATTGAACAGAGCAATTGCTTCTTCCATCGCCGGATGCAACGCTTCGATCTCATCAGCGAAAGGGGCACCCTCGCGGCCCGTGTATCCGCCCTCGCCCATTACTGCGATATAGCCGATATCATCCGACGTGATGCCAAATTTCAGGCGTTCATTCGCAGCGTTCTGGCCTTGCCCACCCAGAATATCGCGCTCGATATCCGCGCGCAGATACTGCCTACCAAGTGCGGCGTTTGCACTGCCCTCGCCTCGATATGTCCGTTGCACCGCCTCGGCAGTTTTTCCAGGATAGGGAATGAACTCACCTTCTTCGCCGTCCACCGTCGCGGACAGCCGGATGTGACCATCCTTCAATCGCGACAAAAGGCCGATCATAGCTCCAACGACCGCGCCATCACCCGGGCTGTCGCCAAGCTCAGCACGAGCAGTCTGCGTTGCGACTGGCCAATCAACGCCATACAATTCGAAGAACGCATAGTGTTCAGCGAAGAAGCTGGCGAAAGCGTCAAAGTTCTGGAGCGCGGTTTGCTCACCGGCGCTGCAGCTCGCGGGAAGCGCGCTCTCGGGATGCAATCTGATCACATACGGCTCTGCCGAATGGCTAAGTTCAAGCTCGCTCCGGTCACCACTTAACCGGAAACTGTCGAAATATTGCATCGGGCCCTCTTGCCCCTGAGCAAGGGCGACGCAGAAGTCGCCTGCGACATTGTAGACCTGCGCCTGATTGCCAAAATCGACGATGTAGCCATACCCGTCCGACCGCCAAAGGCCGCTCGGCAATCCATCGGCATTATCAAGTTTTCCCGAGATCAATGCAGGTTCCATAGTGGCGCATCCCCCAAGCGATGCAGCGAGTGACAATGTCAGCAGAGCGTTTTTCAAGGATTGGTTCCATTCGTGAATTTTCACCAACCTAGGATGCCCCGCAAAAACTTGTTCGGCTAATTTGCTTGCATCAACGAACAAATTGTTCACTTTAAAAGCGCACGCCTCACTTTCAGACTGGGCGAAACGAGCCATGGACAAATTTGACGAAGCAATCCTGAAAATCGTTCAGGCCGATAACCGGATGACCAACGGCGCGATTGGTGACCATGTCGGTCTCTCAGTCTCAGCAGTCAGGCGGCGCCTGGAAGCTTTGCGGGACAGCGGAATCATCGCGAAGGACGTCGCAATCCTCAATCCAGCTCGGCTTGGTGTGACATTGATAGTCTCGGTGACCTTTATTGAGGATAAGGCCGAACAATATGCCGCCTTCGACAAGTCAATCGCAGCACTACCCGCAGTCAAGCAAAGCTACCATGTGTCCGGGCAAGCTGATTACG comes from Altererythrobacter sp. ZODW24 and encodes:
- a CDS encoding S41 family peptidase, with protein sequence MKNALLTLSLAASLGGCATMEPALISGKLDNADGLPSGLWRSDGYGYIVDFGNQAQVYNVAGDFCVALAQGQEGPMQYFDSFRLSGDRSELELSHSAEPYVIRLHPESALPASCSAGEQTALQNFDAFASFFAEHYAFFELYGVDWPVATQTARAELGDSPGDGAVVGAMIGLLSRLKDGHIRLSATVDGEEGEFIPYPGKTAEAVQRTYRGEGSANAALGRQYLRADIERDILGGQGQNAANERLKFGITSDDIGYIAVMGEGGYTGREGAPFADEIEALHPAMEEAIALFNSRGVKAVIVDLSVNQGGYDFLAREIARFFTSKRQIAYSKYAGDAQDQTPQTFYIDPSPGEAFVGPVYVMTSDMTVSAGELLTLSLRALPNVTHAGAPTRGALSDVLTKYLPNGWEVTLSNEVYLDHEGTAWEGRGVTPEIAIEVFDPEAPLNGHFPAVEELIALIDKRH
- a CDS encoding Lrp/AsnC family transcriptional regulator, whose translation is MDKFDEAILKIVQADNRMTNGAIGDHVGLSVSAVRRRLEALRDSGIIAKDVAILNPARLGVTLIVSVTFIEDKAEQYAAFDKSIAALPAVKQSYHVSGQADYVLIVQGPSLEWYEEWSKGHLMSDPIIRRFETAVAWSCKKFETSIEL